The genomic interval CTCGGAATATGCGTCATTAAATGCTGGCAGCCCAAGAGTTTGCTTCTCAGTAAGAAAAcccaaaatcttcaaacacGAACTCGTCATTTTCCCCATTCTTGTCTCTCCGGCGAATGAACCTCGGCATCAAAGCTGTCATCCCTGTCTCTCTCTGACCGAGTCCCTGCTTCaggtatttcttctattttctcgGTATTGGTTAGTTGTAGGtaatttcctttctctctGCTTTGCTTGAGGTTGTAGTTGGCGGTGGTGTTTTGGTTAGAACTTAGGATATGTCGAAGGGTAAGGAGAAGGTCGTTGAGGTTGGTGACGACGAACTAGGTTTTTTGCCTAGTCTGCCCGCTGATTCTGCTTTTGACCCCGGGGCCCCCTTAGAACCCACTAGGTCTAGTGTCGGGACTAGTGCTAGGAGGATGTCCCCCCAAACGACCTCCACGAGCGGAAGTAGTGGTGAAGAGGGATCTTCTGGCTCTGGAGGTACCTTGAGTGAGAAGGGGGAAGGTGATTCTGGTGAGGTGTCTCCATCTGGAACATCACGACCAGAAGAACGAGGTACAGTAGGAGGTAGAGCCTTGTCGCGTGATTATGCCATTGATTACATGTCGTGTACGACCACGTTTGACGAGCTCAATGACCTCCGACTTAGGTATAGTATTCCTAGTGAGATACCTCTTAAGATCCCAGGAAAGAAGGATACACCTAGCCGGCCTCCTAGGGGATACGTTACTCTGTATCTGGAGAGCTTTAAGTATGGGCTGAGGTGTCCCTTGCAGCCTTACTTTGCCCGGATACTTAACGGGCTAAATATGGCTCCTGGTCAGCTGAACCCCAACGGGTGGAGAGTgctctctggtctgttcatattgtgggacagatgttgccaaagcgagcccacggttgatgaggtgaagcacCTGTACCAGCTGAAGAGCAGCCCTAAAGATGCCGGCTGGTACTACTTCCAATCTGGTACCAAGAGCAGGAAACCCATAACTGATCTTccaactggtggtggtgggacttggaagaggaaattcttttttgctgggggtccCTGGGGTCAAGTTGCACAAATAGACGGGAAGGATTGTCGCGTCCCACCCCGTTTCACggtcccaggttgcctgctcgcTTTAGATGTCTTGTATCCATAATTGTTCTTGCTGTATTGGTTCGTCTCTAACCAAGTGTCTGTTTGTGCTGTAGTTTCCTGGGGTGTTCATTTCCCGCTCCGACCTAGTCAGCTTAAACGGGTCGAGGCTGTACTGGCCAATTCCTGCTCGAGCCGAGAACTGCTATCTACATACAACTTCCTCGAGTCTCGGTTGATACTTCCTGGCCATAAGATGGAGGACGCAGTGATTGGAGCTCTGACCAGGAAACGCTCTCGGCCTCCAACAACCGATAGGGACCAGGACAAAGATGCTCCCGCTGCGAAGCGAAAGAACATCGTGCAGCAGGTTCCTCCCTTGCAGGCTCTCCCTCCTGCCTCTGCTAAAGTCGGGGAATCCAGTGGAGCAGCCACTGATCCTGCTTCCTCTTCTCCACCTGTTGTGCCTCGGTCTCGCTTACCCGACAGCCGATCAGAACACTTGGTTCCCTATCTCAATGAGTTGTCTAAACTCGTGAGCAAGAAGGACCTGGAGGGCTTTGACGGTTGTACCCTGGGCGAGCTGGTGGGAGCCATGCAGTATAGCGCTTTCCATCTCAGCTGCATGGCCACCTACTATAAGGCCAAGGTTGGCCGTTACGacaggaagatgaaggaggacaTTCAATCGGCGACGACCAGAGCTGACGTTGCCGAGAAAAAAGCGGGGGAGCTAAACGTTGAGAACCTCAAGCTGATAGAGCAAGAGTCtcttgctcaagcaaaagccattacCCTCGAGGAGGAGCTGACCAAGGTTAAGGAGGAT from Citrus sinensis cultivar Valencia sweet orange chromosome 9, DVS_A1.0, whole genome shotgun sequence carries:
- the LOC127899858 gene encoding uncharacterized protein LOC127899858, which gives rise to MSKGKEKVVEVGDDELGFLPSLPADSAFDPGAPLEPTRSSVGTSARRMSPQTTSTSGSSGEEGSSGSGGTLSEKGEGDSGEVSPSGTSRPEERGTVGGRALSRDYAIDYMSCTTTFDELNDLRLRYSIPSEIPLKIPGKKDTPSRPPRGYVTLYLESFKYGLRCPLQPYFARILNGLNMAPGQLNPNGWRVLSVSWGVHFPLRPSQLKRVEAVLANSCSSRELLSTYNFLESRLILPGHKMEDAVIGALTRKRSRPPTTDRDQDKDAPAAKRKNIVQQVPPLQALPPASAKVGESSGAATDPASSSPPVVPRSRLPDSRSEHLVPYLNELSKLVSKKDLEGFDGCTLGELVGAMQYSAFHLSCMATYYKAKVGRYDRKMKEDIQSATTRADVAEKKAGELNVENLKLIEQESLAQAKAITLEEELTKVKEDLQGQRVMYEARLESLRDSHRAHMDDLAAGVAQHMDEEAAKEDAEGVEPIVIEEGDSPPRAVPADVGEASAPLDATGDTPPAPEEVQPTDAAGLTDPRPS